From the genome of Syntrophorhabdaceae bacterium:
CATGGATCATATAAAAGAGGAGGTCATTGCCCTGGAAAACATGGGGCATAAAAGGATTGCCCTTGAGACAGGCGAAGACCCTGTGAAATGTCCTATTGAGTATGTCCTTGAGGCAATGGATACCATATACAGCATAAAAAAGGATATGGGCAGTATAAGAAGGATAAATGTCAATATAGCAGCCACAACAGTAGAAAATTACCGAAAACTCAAAAAGGCTGGTATAGGGACATATATCCTTTTTCAAGAGACATATCATAGAGAGACCTATAAAAAGATGCACCCATCAGGGCCGAAAAGTGATTACAACTGGCATACCCTTGCCATGGATAGGGCAATGGAAGGAGGAATTGATGATGTAGGGCTCGGGGCGCTCTTTGGTCTTTACGATTACAGGTTTGAGGTATTGGGATTGCTTGCCCATTCTCTTCACCTTGAGGAGAGATTCGGTGTAGGCTGTCATACCATCTCCGTGCCGAGGATGAGGCCCGCAACAGGTGTGAATATTGAGACATTTCCATATCTTGTCAATGATGAGGATTTTAAAAGGATCATTCCTATTATACGCCTTTCTGTCCCTTATACAGGTATGATACTATCCACCCGTGAACCTGCATGGTTTAGAGATGAGCTTATAAACCTCGGTATATCCCAGATAAGCGCTGGTTCATGCACAGGAGTTGGCGGCTACCATAAAGAGATCGAAAAAGAACGCATTGAATCAACCATGCAGTTCAAGATAGAGGATAACCGCACCATCGATGAGGTGTTGATAAGTGTATGTTTATCAGGATACATCCCCAGTTTTTGCACAGCCTGCTACAGACAGGGCAGGACAGGGGACAGGTTTATGCCTCTGGCTAAATCAGGGAAGATCCAGAATATATGCCAGCCCAATGCAATCCTTACATTCAAAGAGTTCCTCCTTGATTATGCTTCAGAACGTCTAAAAGATATCGGGGAAAAAACTATAAAAGACCACCTAAAACAGATACCCAATGAAAAGATAAGGATGCAGACAGAAGAAAGACTAAAAAGACTCGAGAATGGCGAGAGGGATCTATATTTCTAAACCCTGCGCATTAAAATTTATCTCATTCGATCCCTGCAAGCCTCTTTGCAAGTCCAGAGATGCTGTTTAAAAGTGCAGCCTCGCTACCTTTAGAGCACTTTATGGAAGCTATGCTTTTAATACTTGATGTCTCTATATCTGTTCTTTTTGCAGATAAGATGTATGTATCTCCAAATAAGGCAAGCCTACCTGTAATATTTTCCCTTGCCCCAAGAAGGCTGCCTAATTTTACAGAATTTTTTTCATCCACAAGGCCTGACTCCACAAGCCTATGTTCTTCCATAATTCGGATTAAATCTTCACGATTTACAAGCTCAAACTTCCCTATATTATAAAGCTCCTCCTTGAGAGCCTCTGTGAGTATCAAGGCTATAGTATTCATCTTTGATTCGGTTTCAAGGTCATACACAACAATCCTTGTCTTATCAAAGATCTTTTTGTCATTTTTGGCTACATGGCCAAGGGCACTTTCTGTTGTCTGCTCAGGTTTTGATGGTTGTTTGCTTTGTGTTTTTTCATGTTGTAGCTTTGGATCAATTATCGTCGTTGGTTTCAAAGATTCTTCATGGGAAATTGATGTTTCGCCTGCCTTTTGCATAGCAGTAAGCAACATATCAGACTTTGCCTGGGCAAAGAGCTTCCTGTATACGCCTGGGATGATATTCATAAAATCTTCTGGATAACCCCTTCCTGAAATATTTTCATGGACAGAAAACACGGCACCTGTGGCTACGTTGATCATATCCATTTTCCAAAAAAACCTCGCAGGGCCATCACTACCTCTCTCTACAACCATAATATAATTTGCA
Proteins encoded in this window:
- the hydG gene encoding [FeFe] hydrogenase H-cluster radical SAM maturase HydG; translation: MKHDNKGQVADFINEDLIFSCLEKAKNSTKEEAKDIIEKARQANGLDLYETAVLLQNKDPEVSELIFHAAHEIKEKIYGKRLVLFAPLYISNYCINNCVYCGYRRDNNIERAKLTMDHIKEEVIALENMGHKRIALETGEDPVKCPIEYVLEAMDTIYSIKKDMGSIRRINVNIAATTVENYRKLKKAGIGTYILFQETYHRETYKKMHPSGPKSDYNWHTLAMDRAMEGGIDDVGLGALFGLYDYRFEVLGLLAHSLHLEERFGVGCHTISVPRMRPATGVNIETFPYLVNDEDFKRIIPIIRLSVPYTGMILSTREPAWFRDELINLGISQISAGSCTGVGGYHKEIEKERIESTMQFKIEDNRTIDEVLISVCLSGYIPSFCTACYRQGRTGDRFMPLAKSGKIQNICQPNAILTFKEFLLDYASERLKDIGEKTIKDHLKQIPNEKIRMQTEERLKRLENGERDLYF
- a CDS encoding CsgG/HfaB family protein, with product MKKINHIKACLFFLLFLIATVIINNCAEQKTYLKKIPEPPKTNKLRVALVAISDPFYTSVHGMRQSYKVPHETFAKKQYDATNRFLNMRGIYEVAPEEDLKTVLGDQKITRQQLNEDNWAMARQIGVHLYANYIMVVERGSDGPARFFWKMDMINVATGAVFSVHENISGRGYPEDFMNIIPGVYRKLFAQAKSDMLLTAMQKAGETSISHEESLKPTTIIDPKLQHEKTQSKQPSKPEQTTESALGHVAKNDKKIFDKTRIVVYDLETESKMNTIALILTEALKEELYNIGKFELVNREDLIRIMEEHRLVESGLVDEKNSVKLGSLLGARENITGRLALFGDTYILSAKRTDIETSSIKSIASIKCSKGSEAALLNSISGLAKRLAGIE